The following proteins are encoded in a genomic region of Desulfovibrio aminophilus:
- a CDS encoding heavy metal translocating P-type ATPase yields the protein METQKQRARVTGMHCAACSARVERGVAALPGVASAQVNLAAESLDVSWDPAALRPEEIKAAVEDMGYGLEFAPAESRLDLRVTGMHCAACSARVERVTAALPGVASAQVNLAAETASILYDPAAVGPRAIREAIREAGYGTETLAGASDFEKHRQETLERVRAQGRALIPAFALALPVFLLSMGHMMGLTLPAFLAPDSAPLTFALVQAALTAPVLWIGRNFYRFGIPALLRRAPSMDSLVALGTGAAFLYSLWNTLEIALGRHELAHDLYFESAAVLVTLISLGKYLEARSKLKTTDAVRALMDLAPRTATLLRDGAQVEAPVDELEPGDELLVKPGERIPVDARILKGSTRIDESMLTGEPLPVARTEGDAVVGGTLNTTGALTLRAERVGQDTMLARIVRLVQEAQGSKAPIANLADRVSYYFVPAVMAVAALAFLGWYFSGAGFAFSLRVFVAVMVIACPCAMGLAVPTSIMVGTGRGAQLGVLIKSGGALQKAGEITAVVFDKTGTLTHGKPELTDLEILPGAGLSEAEALALAGSAESLSEHPLAKAVTASAQARGAALSEPESFESVTGRGVRVRVAGRDLLLGNRALLAEAGAAIPPEMDALATRFSAQARTALHLAVDGRAAAVLAVADKLKDEAPEVVARLKALGLAVVMLTGDDEATARAVAREAGIDEVVAGVLPDRKAAEIEKLQQRGLVTAMAGDGINDAPALARADLGVAMGSGIDVAVESGDIVLMTGDLRGVLTALGLSRATLRNIRQNLFWAFAFNTVGIPVAAGVLHAFGGPTLSPMIAGTAMALSSVFVVSNALRLRFFRPGDQ from the coding sequence ATGGAAACGCAGAAACAACGCGCCCGCGTCACGGGCATGCACTGCGCGGCCTGCTCCGCCCGCGTGGAACGGGGAGTGGCCGCCCTGCCCGGCGTGGCCTCGGCCCAGGTCAACCTCGCCGCCGAAAGCCTGGACGTGAGCTGGGACCCCGCCGCGCTCCGGCCCGAAGAGATCAAGGCCGCCGTGGAGGACATGGGCTACGGCCTGGAGTTCGCCCCGGCCGAAAGCCGCCTCGACCTGCGCGTCACGGGCATGCACTGCGCGGCCTGCTCCGCCCGCGTGGAACGGGTGACGGCCGCCCTGCCCGGCGTGGCCTCGGCCCAGGTCAACCTCGCCGCCGAGACCGCGAGCATCCTCTATGATCCGGCGGCCGTCGGCCCCCGGGCCATCCGCGAGGCCATCCGCGAGGCGGGCTACGGCACGGAGACCCTGGCCGGGGCCTCGGACTTCGAGAAACACCGCCAGGAAACCCTCGAACGGGTGCGCGCCCAGGGACGGGCCCTGATTCCGGCCTTCGCCCTGGCCCTGCCCGTGTTCCTCCTCTCCATGGGCCACATGATGGGCCTGACGCTGCCCGCCTTCCTGGCCCCGGACAGCGCGCCCCTGACATTCGCCCTGGTCCAGGCCGCGCTCACCGCGCCGGTGCTCTGGATCGGCCGCAACTTCTACCGCTTCGGCATCCCGGCCCTGCTCCGCCGGGCCCCGAGCATGGACTCCCTGGTGGCCCTGGGCACGGGGGCGGCCTTCCTCTACAGCCTCTGGAACACCCTGGAGATCGCCCTGGGCCGTCACGAACTGGCCCACGACCTCTATTTCGAGTCCGCTGCCGTGCTCGTCACGCTCATCTCCCTGGGCAAGTACCTGGAGGCCCGCTCCAAGCTGAAGACCACCGACGCGGTGCGCGCGCTCATGGACCTGGCCCCGCGCACGGCCACCCTGCTGCGGGACGGCGCGCAGGTGGAGGCGCCGGTGGACGAGCTGGAGCCCGGCGACGAACTCCTGGTCAAACCCGGCGAGCGCATCCCCGTGGACGCCCGCATCCTCAAGGGTTCCACGCGCATCGACGAGTCCATGCTCACCGGCGAACCCCTGCCCGTGGCCCGGACCGAGGGCGACGCCGTGGTGGGCGGCACCCTGAACACCACCGGCGCGCTCACCCTGCGCGCCGAGCGCGTGGGCCAGGACACCATGCTGGCCCGCATCGTGCGCCTCGTGCAGGAGGCCCAGGGCTCCAAGGCCCCCATCGCCAACCTGGCCGACCGCGTGTCCTACTATTTCGTGCCCGCGGTCATGGCCGTGGCCGCCCTGGCCTTCCTCGGCTGGTATTTCTCCGGGGCCGGATTCGCCTTCTCCCTGCGCGTCTTCGTGGCCGTCATGGTCATCGCCTGCCCCTGCGCCATGGGCCTGGCCGTGCCCACCTCGATCATGGTCGGCACGGGCCGGGGCGCGCAGCTCGGCGTGCTCATCAAGAGCGGCGGGGCCCTGCAGAAGGCCGGGGAGATCACGGCCGTGGTCTTCGACAAGACCGGCACCCTGACCCACGGCAAGCCCGAACTCACGGACCTGGAAATCCTGCCCGGAGCAGGCCTTTCCGAGGCCGAAGCCCTGGCCCTGGCGGGCTCGGCCGAAAGCCTCTCCGAGCACCCCCTGGCCAAGGCCGTGACCGCCTCGGCCCAGGCGCGCGGCGCGGCCCTCTCCGAGCCGGAGTCCTTCGAGTCGGTCACGGGCCGGGGCGTACGCGTCCGGGTGGCGGGCCGCGACCTCCTGCTCGGCAACCGCGCCCTGCTCGCCGAGGCCGGGGCCGCGATCCCGCCGGAGATGGACGCCCTGGCCACGCGCTTCTCGGCCCAGGCCCGCACCGCCCTGCATCTGGCCGTGGACGGCCGGGCGGCCGCCGTGCTGGCCGTGGCCGACAAGCTCAAGGACGAGGCCCCCGAGGTGGTGGCCCGGCTCAAGGCCCTGGGCCTCGCGGTGGTCATGCTCACCGGCGACGACGAGGCCACGGCCCGGGCCGTGGCGCGCGAGGCGGGCATCGACGAGGTGGTGGCCGGGGTCCTGCCGGACCGCAAGGCCGCCGAGATCGAGAAGCTGCAACAGCGCGGCCTGGTCACGGCCATGGCCGGAGACGGCATCAACGACGCCCCGGCCTTGGCCCGCGCGGATTTGGGCGTGGCCATGGGCTCGGGCATTGACGTGGCCGTGGAATCCGGCGACATTGTGCTCATGACGGGCGATCTGCGCGGCGTGCTCACCGCCCTGGGCCTGAGCCGGGCGACCCTGCGCAACATCCGCCAGAACCTGTTCTGGGCCTTCGCCTTCAACACCGTGGGCATCCCGGTGGCGGCCGGAGTCCTGCACGCCTTCGGCGGTCCCACGCTCTCGCCCATGATCGCGGGCACGGCCATGGCGCTCAGTTCGGTTTTCGTGGTCAGCAACGCCCTGCGGCTGCGGTTCTTCCGCCCCGGGGACCAATAG
- a CDS encoding EF-hand domain-containing protein — protein MALSSICGGSEITNLFSLAQSAHMDKSDSDQAARLFKEKDTNGSGGLSIDEMRCSQEMFDRFDTNKDGVVSPAEFQEGLKQQRKEAAGQAAEGEMSRNAFLGRIQSGMGQDGEGPEAQMAADILGKYDTDGDGLLSAEESGLDAEKLASYDTDGDGLLSSSEIQAGLKADHEAMMAQGDNDLAQRIMGELDADGDGSLSTGELGSDTSISAFDTNGDGQVSAEELVAGLKSRREEMAAQMSAPTQNASSGQSTETASSDAASGSSSSSSTDDEMDTNHDGTVSTEEFIAWMEQHGNAQAGGSASLSGNLFMKALSAYREQADSAMYSLFGDTSGSGLAATA, from the coding sequence ATGGCACTCTCAAGCATCTGCGGCGGAAGCGAGATCACCAATCTGTTCTCGCTGGCGCAATCCGCCCACATGGACAAGTCGGACTCCGACCAGGCAGCCCGATTGTTCAAGGAAAAGGACACGAACGGCAGCGGCGGCTTGTCCATCGACGAAATGCGCTGCAGCCAGGAGATGTTCGACCGCTTCGACACGAACAAGGACGGTGTGGTCTCTCCGGCGGAGTTCCAGGAGGGACTCAAGCAGCAGCGCAAGGAGGCGGCCGGCCAGGCCGCCGAGGGCGAAATGAGCCGCAACGCCTTCCTGGGCCGCATCCAGAGCGGCATGGGCCAGGACGGCGAGGGCCCGGAGGCCCAGATGGCCGCCGACATCCTGGGCAAGTACGACACCGACGGCGACGGCCTGCTCTCCGCCGAGGAGTCGGGCCTGGACGCCGAGAAGCTGGCCTCCTACGACACCGACGGCGACGGCCTGCTCTCCTCCAGCGAGATCCAGGCCGGGCTCAAGGCCGACCACGAGGCCATGATGGCGCAGGGCGACAACGACCTGGCCCAGCGCATCATGGGCGAACTGGACGCCGACGGCGACGGCTCCCTGAGCACCGGCGAACTGGGCTCCGACACCTCCATCTCGGCCTTCGACACCAACGGCGACGGCCAGGTGAGCGCGGAGGAGCTGGTGGCCGGACTCAAGAGCCGGCGCGAGGAGATGGCCGCCCAGATGAGCGCGCCCACCCAGAATGCATCCTCCGGCCAGAGCACCGAGACGGCCTCCAGCGACGCGGCCTCGGGATCGTCCTCCTCCTCGTCCACGGACGACGAGATGGACACCAACCACGACGGCACGGTCAGCACGGAGGAGTTCATCGCCTGGATGGAGCAGCACGGCAACGCCCAGGCGGGCGGATCCGCTTCGCTGTCCGGCAACCTCTTCATGAAGGCCCTCTCGGCCTACAGGGAGCAGGCCGACTCGGCCATGTACTCCCTCTTCGGCGACACCAGCGGAAGCGGGCTGGCCGCCACGGCCTGA
- a CDS encoding sulfide/dihydroorotate dehydrogenase-like FAD/NAD-binding protein — MPYRIVKRKDLIPGQTVLMVVDAPMIAEKARPGNFVILRVNDHGERIPLTIADRDPAAGTITIVFLVVGKSTALLATLQEGEDILDVCGPLGRPTHIEKRKAVICVGGGTGIAAMHHIAKGHHEAGNRVVAVIGARNKDLLLFCDELGSFCPEVLVATDDGSRGHKGFVTEVLRKRLEEDKDIEEVVAIGPVPMMEAVAKVTKPFGVKTTVSLNSIMVDGIGMCGACRCTVDGHVRFACVDGPEFDGHAVDFQELRMRLGQFRCEEKQSFDQFKARS; from the coding sequence ATGCCCTACCGCATCGTCAAGAGGAAGGACCTCATCCCGGGCCAGACCGTGCTCATGGTCGTGGACGCGCCCATGATCGCCGAGAAGGCCCGGCCCGGAAACTTCGTCATCCTGCGCGTCAACGACCACGGCGAACGGATTCCGCTGACCATCGCGGACCGCGACCCGGCCGCCGGGACCATCACCATCGTCTTTCTCGTGGTCGGCAAGTCCACGGCCCTGCTGGCCACCCTCCAGGAGGGCGAGGACATCCTGGACGTCTGCGGCCCCCTGGGGCGGCCCACGCACATCGAGAAGCGCAAGGCCGTGATCTGCGTGGGCGGCGGAACGGGCATCGCGGCCATGCACCACATCGCCAAGGGCCACCACGAGGCGGGCAACCGGGTGGTGGCGGTCATCGGCGCGCGCAACAAGGACCTGCTCCTGTTCTGCGACGAGCTCGGCTCCTTCTGTCCCGAGGTGCTCGTCGCCACGGACGACGGCAGCCGGGGCCACAAGGGCTTCGTCACCGAAGTTTTGCGGAAGCGCCTGGAGGAGGACAAGGACATCGAGGAGGTCGTGGCCATCGGCCCGGTGCCCATGATGGAGGCCGTGGCCAAGGTGACCAAGCCCTTCGGGGTCAAGACCACGGTGAGCCTGAACTCCATCATGGTGGACGGCATCGGCATGTGCGGCGCCTGCCGCTGCACGGTGGACGGCCACGTGCGCTTCGCCTGCGTGGACGGCCCGGAGTTCGACGGCCACGCCGTGGACTTCCAGGAGCTGCGGATGCGGCTCGGCCAGTTCCGTTGCGAGGAGAAACAGTCCTTCGACCAATTCAAGGCGCGCTCATGA
- the gltA gene encoding NADPH-dependent glutamate synthase has product MNEKTKTPKKPKTPRTPMPEQPPFVRARNFLEVTLGYAAEQAALEASRCLQCKTPLCRKGCPVEIDIPGFIARLRAGDRDGAYAVLRQTNSLPAVCGRVCPQEVQCEGSCILGKKGEPVAIGRLERYVADSFAAENGCMQLTGQATCSLPREIRVACIGSGPSSLTVAGYLSALGVKVTVFEALHELGGVLIYGIPEFRLPKDVVRREVDAMRALGVEFKTNWVGGRTILVRELLDQGFDAVFIGVGAGLPRFMDIPGESLIGVYSANEYLTRVNLGRAYAFPEYDTPVTRGRHVAVFGGGNVAMDAARTALRLGAESVHIVYRRTKGEMPARREELEHALEEGVKLEILANPLRYNGDENRRLVSVTLERQKLGEPDASGRRSPAPTGETFDLPIDTAIIAIGTRPNPILLESTPELKLSKRGYIEVDPETGETSIPGVYAGGDIVTGAATVISAMGAGRRAARSIAGKFIGEDAVR; this is encoded by the coding sequence ATGAACGAGAAGACCAAGACCCCCAAGAAGCCCAAGACCCCGCGCACGCCCATGCCCGAGCAGCCGCCGTTCGTGCGGGCCCGGAATTTCCTGGAAGTGACCCTGGGCTACGCGGCCGAGCAGGCCGCACTGGAGGCGTCCCGCTGCCTGCAATGCAAGACCCCGCTCTGCCGCAAGGGCTGCCCCGTGGAGATCGACATCCCGGGCTTCATCGCCCGGCTGCGCGCGGGCGACCGCGACGGGGCCTACGCGGTGCTGCGCCAGACCAACTCCCTGCCCGCGGTCTGCGGCCGCGTCTGCCCGCAGGAGGTCCAGTGCGAGGGCTCCTGCATCCTGGGCAAGAAGGGCGAGCCCGTGGCCATCGGCCGTCTGGAACGCTACGTGGCCGACTCCTTCGCCGCCGAGAACGGCTGCATGCAGCTCACCGGCCAGGCCACCTGCTCCCTGCCCCGGGAGATCCGCGTGGCCTGCATCGGCTCCGGCCCCTCCAGCCTGACCGTGGCGGGCTATCTTTCCGCCCTCGGCGTGAAGGTCACGGTCTTCGAGGCCCTGCACGAGCTGGGCGGCGTGCTCATCTACGGCATCCCGGAATTCCGCCTGCCCAAGGACGTGGTGCGCCGCGAGGTGGACGCCATGCGCGCCCTGGGCGTGGAGTTCAAGACCAACTGGGTGGGTGGCCGGACCATTCTCGTGCGCGAGCTCCTGGACCAGGGCTTCGACGCCGTGTTCATCGGCGTGGGCGCGGGCCTGCCCCGCTTCATGGACATCCCCGGCGAGAGCCTCATCGGGGTCTACTCGGCCAACGAGTACCTGACCCGCGTGAACCTCGGCCGGGCCTACGCCTTCCCCGAGTACGACACCCCCGTGACCCGGGGTAGGCATGTGGCCGTGTTCGGCGGCGGCAACGTGGCCATGGACGCGGCGCGCACGGCCCTGCGCCTGGGCGCGGAGAGCGTGCACATCGTCTACCGCCGGACCAAGGGCGAGATGCCCGCCCGCCGCGAGGAGCTGGAGCACGCCCTGGAAGAGGGCGTGAAGCTGGAGATTTTGGCCAATCCCCTGCGCTACAACGGCGACGAGAACCGCCGCCTGGTGAGCGTGACCCTGGAGCGCCAGAAGCTCGGCGAGCCCGACGCCTCGGGCCGCCGCAGCCCCGCGCCCACGGGCGAAACCTTCGACCTGCCCATCGACACGGCGATCATCGCCATCGGCACGCGGCCCAACCCGATCCTCCTGGAGTCCACGCCGGAGCTGAAGCTCTCCAAGCGCGGCTACATCGAGGTGGACCCCGAGACCGGCGAGACCTCCATCCCCGGCGTATACGCGGGCGGCGACATCGTCACCGGCGCGGCCACGGTCATTTCGGCCATGGGCGCTGGACGCCGGGCGGCCCGGAGCATCGCCGGGAAATTCATCGGGGAGGACGCCGTCCGGTGA
- a CDS encoding histidine phosphatase family protein: MSEVWLVRHGQSIENAGGSGPGLGLAALSPEGERQARALADFLPQAPGLVADTPFRRAQDTARPLLERFPGARHETWPAQEFSYLDPARYQGSTAAERKPAVEAYWARLDPAFRDGPGAETFGDLLARARDVLGRLRGLSGFGVLVSHGQFLRALLLGLVQGLDFPEDALMRRFLGLRTALVLPNCGLIRVRFEAGRVWLGPIEADHTGSPPREP; the protein is encoded by the coding sequence GTGAGCGAGGTCTGGCTGGTCCGCCACGGCCAGAGCATCGAGAACGCGGGCGGCAGCGGACCGGGCCTGGGCCTCGCCGCGCTGTCCCCGGAAGGGGAGCGCCAGGCGCGGGCCCTGGCGGATTTCCTGCCCCAGGCCCCGGGCCTCGTGGCGGACACGCCGTTCCGCCGCGCCCAGGACACGGCCCGGCCCCTGCTGGAGCGTTTTCCCGGCGCGCGCCATGAGACCTGGCCCGCACAGGAGTTCTCCTACCTTGACCCGGCGCGCTACCAGGGCAGCACGGCGGCGGAGCGCAAGCCCGCCGTGGAGGCCTACTGGGCGCGGCTGGACCCGGCCTTCCGCGACGGCCCCGGGGCCGAGACCTTCGGCGACCTGCTGGCCCGGGCGCGGGACGTGCTGGGCCGGTTGCGCGGCCTGTCCGGGTTCGGCGTGCTCGTCTCCCACGGCCAGTTCCTGCGGGCGTTGCTCCTGGGCCTGGTCCAGGGGCTGGATTTCCCGGAAGACGCGCTCATGCGCCGCTTCCTCGGCCTGCGCACGGCCCTGGTCCTGCCCAACTGCGGCCTGATCCGGGTGCGCTTCGAGGCGGGCCGCGTCTGGCTCGGGCCCATCGAGGCCGACCACACGGGCTCGCCCCCGCGCGAGCCCTGA
- a CDS encoding ACP S-malonyltransferase, with product MSDPCILFPGQGSQEKGMGRDLAEARDEARDLWLLAEKESGLPLRGIYWEGAEADMAETSALQPALTVVNLSLWLAARGRLRPAATAGHSLGEFAALAAAGVLSVEDVVRAVVLRGKLMSQAGAEDHGMAAVVKLPQAEVESVTAQALADTGRELRIANYNSPAQFVLSGEKPALDRAAELVKERKGRAIPLAVSGAFHSPLMAEAAAAFAKLLDGLHWRAPQLAVYHNATARPEPSAEGAKKAVTAQMTSSVLWVQTMNNLKDAGCRRFLELGPKGVLSKLAKANLEGVEGLEIGAAATLAEVEALPA from the coding sequence ATGAGTGATCCGTGCATCCTGTTCCCCGGCCAGGGCTCCCAGGAGAAGGGCATGGGCCGCGACCTGGCCGAGGCCCGCGACGAGGCCCGCGACCTCTGGCTCCTGGCCGAGAAGGAATCCGGCCTGCCCCTGCGCGGCATCTATTGGGAGGGCGCGGAGGCCGACATGGCCGAGACCTCGGCCCTGCAGCCCGCGCTCACGGTGGTCAACCTGAGCCTCTGGCTGGCCGCGCGCGGCCGCCTGCGCCCGGCCGCGACCGCCGGGCACAGCCTGGGCGAGTTCGCGGCCCTGGCCGCCGCCGGGGTCCTCTCCGTGGAGGACGTGGTGCGCGCCGTGGTCCTGCGCGGCAAGCTCATGTCCCAGGCCGGGGCCGAGGACCACGGCATGGCCGCCGTGGTCAAGCTGCCCCAGGCCGAGGTGGAGTCCGTGACGGCCCAGGCCCTGGCGGACACCGGCCGGGAGCTGCGCATCGCCAACTACAATTCCCCGGCCCAGTTCGTGCTCTCCGGCGAGAAGCCCGCCCTGGACCGCGCCGCCGAACTGGTCAAGGAGCGCAAGGGCCGGGCCATTCCCCTGGCCGTGTCCGGGGCCTTCCACAGCCCGCTCATGGCCGAGGCCGCCGCCGCCTTCGCCAAGCTCCTGGACGGGCTCCACTGGCGCGCGCCGCAACTGGCCGTGTACCACAACGCCACGGCCCGGCCCGAACCCTCGGCCGAGGGCGCGAAAAAGGCCGTGACCGCCCAGATGACCTCCTCCGTGCTCTGGGTCCAGACCATGAACAACCTCAAGGACGCGGGCTGCCGCCGCTTCCTGGAGCTGGGGCCCAAGGGCGTGCTCTCCAAGCTGGCCAAGGCCAATCTGGAGGGCGTGGAGGGCCTGGAGATCGGCGCTGCGGCGACCCTGGCCGAGGTCGAGGCCCTTCCGGCGTGA
- a CDS encoding AzlC family ABC transporter permease: MSAGGLRFDRVGLLEGARESWPVALGVFTYGLVFGALARQAGLGTAGALCMSGFVFAGASQFVALDLWGPNLPFAGLFVTTLAVNLRHVLMGAALGPWFSRLTPLQAYGSLFFLCDESWALTLARYARGGALNGAYLLGSGLTVYAAWLAATLLGRAAVAGLGDPARYGLDFAFTAVFLALLTGLRRGRGDILPWGLAALVSVLAAKTLPGKWHILAGALAGSLAAALAWRKDGSVRG, encoded by the coding sequence GTGAGCGCGGGCGGCCTGCGTTTCGACCGCGTCGGACTGCTGGAGGGCGCGCGCGAGAGCTGGCCCGTGGCCCTGGGCGTGTTCACCTACGGGCTGGTCTTCGGGGCCCTGGCCCGGCAGGCCGGGCTGGGGACCGCCGGGGCTCTGTGCATGAGCGGCTTCGTCTTCGCCGGGGCCAGCCAGTTCGTGGCCCTGGACCTCTGGGGTCCGAACCTGCCCTTCGCGGGGCTCTTCGTCACCACCCTGGCCGTGAACCTGCGCCACGTGCTCATGGGCGCGGCCCTGGGCCCCTGGTTCTCCCGGCTCACGCCCCTGCAGGCCTACGGATCCCTGTTCTTCCTCTGCGACGAGTCCTGGGCCCTGACGCTGGCGCGCTATGCCCGGGGCGGGGCCCTGAACGGGGCCTATCTCCTGGGCAGCGGGCTGACGGTGTACGCGGCCTGGCTGGCCGCCACCCTGCTGGGCCGGGCGGCCGTGGCCGGGTTGGGCGATCCCGCGCGCTACGGCCTGGACTTCGCCTTCACGGCCGTGTTCCTGGCCCTGCTCACCGGCCTGCGCCGGGGTCGGGGCGACATCCTGCCCTGGGGGCTGGCGGCCCTGGTCTCGGTGCTGGCGGCCAAGACCCTGCCGGGCAAGTGGCACATCCTGGCCGGGGCACTGGCCGGAAGCCTGGCCGCCGCGCTGGCCTGGCGCAAGGACGGGAGCGTCCGTGGCTGA
- a CDS encoding AzlD domain-containing protein yields MADAWQTALAVAGMALVTYLTRAAGLFLVNRLRLAGRSEAFMRAIPGAVLVSILAPSILAGGLPEWAAAGAVVAVSARFANLPLSLAVGVGAVWLLRAIV; encoded by the coding sequence GTGGCTGACGCCTGGCAGACCGCCCTGGCCGTGGCCGGAATGGCCCTGGTCACCTACCTGACCCGCGCCGCCGGGCTCTTCCTGGTCAACCGCCTGCGGCTCGCCGGACGCTCCGAGGCGTTCATGCGGGCCATCCCCGGCGCGGTCCTGGTGTCCATCCTCGCGCCCTCGATCCTGGCCGGGGGACTCCCGGAATGGGCCGCGGCCGGGGCCGTCGTGGCCGTGAGCGCGCGGTTCGCCAATTTGCCGCTGTCCCTGGCCGTTGGTGTCGGCGCGGTCTGGCTTTTGCGGGCCATCGTCTGA
- a CDS encoding tetratricopeptide repeat protein, protein MSTGMYDRIVFEFLDKTENVLLLVSEDPIFVKVLRMAINKTVGVKRDCVLLFSDLPAASKSIREYGSRRVPAILLVERLVKGRPSTEFIINVKNLFPDQKVIVLVSETRKENIAYFYELGVNNVIAKPASMNNVIEKLAFTIKPQGKLSELMDVGKDFLARGDFKQVLKLAEKILSLKPGSPAGLMLKGDAYLEMGRREDAIEAYLEAHKSSTLYLEPLKRLANVFKDHDEERYLEYLKKLDRLSPLHTERKCEIGKVHAGKGEFGTAEKYFDQAIEAATQEAMSIIGVIAENIANAVGETSPELAEKYLVKMIESKGRNLTREDLVYFNRLGIALRRQGKWKEAIANYEKAQSIAPDDEGLFYNIALAYLDGNKKREALQAMRKALDINPKFHARSANVSFNLGKLFSECGDARTAVEYLEVAVKLAPGHAEATALLEGCRARLG, encoded by the coding sequence ATGAGCACCGGCATGTACGACAGAATCGTCTTCGAATTCCTGGACAAGACCGAGAACGTGCTCCTGCTCGTCTCCGAGGACCCCATCTTCGTCAAGGTCCTGCGCATGGCCATCAACAAGACCGTGGGCGTGAAGCGCGACTGCGTGCTCCTGTTCTCCGATCTGCCCGCGGCCTCCAAGAGCATCCGGGAATACGGCTCGCGCCGGGTTCCGGCCATCCTTCTCGTGGAGCGGCTGGTCAAGGGCCGCCCCAGCACGGAATTCATCATCAACGTCAAGAACCTCTTCCCGGACCAGAAGGTCATCGTGCTCGTCAGCGAGACGCGCAAGGAGAACATCGCCTACTTCTACGAACTGGGCGTGAACAACGTCATCGCCAAGCCCGCCTCCATGAACAACGTCATCGAGAAGCTGGCCTTCACCATCAAGCCCCAGGGCAAGCTCTCCGAGCTCATGGACGTGGGCAAGGACTTCCTGGCCAGGGGCGACTTCAAACAGGTGCTCAAGCTGGCCGAGAAGATCCTCTCCCTCAAGCCCGGCAGCCCGGCCGGACTCATGCTCAAGGGCGACGCCTACCTGGAGATGGGCCGTCGGGAGGACGCCATCGAGGCCTACCTGGAGGCCCACAAGAGCTCCACGCTCTACCTGGAGCCCCTCAAGCGCCTGGCCAACGTCTTCAAGGACCACGACGAGGAGCGCTACCTGGAGTACCTCAAGAAGCTGGATCGGCTCTCGCCCCTGCACACCGAGCGCAAGTGCGAGATCGGCAAGGTCCACGCGGGCAAGGGCGAGTTCGGCACGGCCGAGAAGTATTTCGACCAGGCCATCGAGGCGGCCACCCAGGAGGCCATGAGCATCATCGGGGTCATCGCCGAGAACATCGCCAACGCGGTGGGCGAGACCTCGCCCGAGCTGGCCGAGAAATACCTGGTCAAGATGATCGAGTCCAAGGGCCGCAACCTGACCCGCGAGGACCTGGTCTACTTCAACCGGCTGGGCATCGCCCTGCGCCGCCAGGGCAAGTGGAAGGAGGCCATCGCCAACTACGAGAAGGCCCAGTCCATCGCCCCGGACGACGAGGGCCTGTTCTACAACATCGCCCTGGCCTATCTCGACGGGAACAAGAAGCGCGAGGCCCTGCAGGCCATGCGCAAGGCCCTGGACATCAACCCCAAGTTCCACGCCCGCAGCGCCAACGTCTCCTTCAACCTGGGCAAGCTCTTCAGCGAATGCGGCGACGCCCGGACCGCCGTGGAATACCTGGAGGTCGCCGTGAAGCTGGCCCCGGGCCATGCCGAGGCCACCGCCCTCCTGGAGGGCTGCCGGGCACGGCTCGGCTAG